From the Paenibacillus sp. R14(2021) genome, the window CACGACGATCCCACGATGATGCGCATGCTGCAGGATTTGACCGGCATCGATCCGACGACGATTCCGATGAACGATCCGAAGGTCATGAGCATGTTCAGTTCGACGGACGCGCTTGGCGTAACCTCACAGCAGATTCGTTCTACCGTGGCTACCTACGGCGTCCCGGAGATGGGGACGAAGTTCGTTCGCCAGATGCTTGAGGAGACGAAGCCGGCCACCTTTGCGGATTTACTCCAAATTTCCGGCTTATCTCATGGAACAGGCGTATGGCTAGGCAACGCACAGGAACTGATCAAGAACCGAACGTGCACGATCAAGACGGTTATCGGTTGCCGGGACGATATAATGCTATTTCTGATTTACAAAGCGGGCATGGATGCGGGACTGGCTTTCAAAATCACGGAGAGCGTGCGTAAAGGCCGAGGCCTTACGCCGGAATGGATCGAAGAGATGAAGCAGTGCAAGGTGCCGCAGTGGTACATTGATTCCTGTCTCAAAATCGAGTACATGTTTCCGAAAGCGCATGCCGCAGCCTACGTCATCTCTGCCGTGCGGACAGCGTTCTTCAAGCTCTATCATCCGATCGAATACTATGCGACGTATTTCTCAATTCGTGCGGAAGATTTCGATTTGGAGCTGCTATGCCAAGGGTATGAAGCGATTTCGCGCAAGCTGACGGAAATTGAGGCCAAGGGCTTCAATGCAACGCCGAAAGAAAAAAACAGCGTCTCCTTGCTGGAAATGGCGCTCGAAATGACGGCTCGCGGCTTTTCCTTCAAAATGGTGGATTTGTACCGCTCTGATGCGACGCGATTCATTGTGGACGGCAGTTCACTTATTCCGCCATTCGGCGCCATCAGCGGCATCGGCGAGAACGCAGCGCGAAACATCGCGGCGGCACGCGACTTCGGCGAGTTTCTGTCCATCGAAGACTTTCAGCAGAAGTCCAAGGCAACCAAGACGATTATCGAGGTGCTCACAGGCATGGGCTGTTTCCGCGGTTTGCCTGAATCGAACCAATTATCGTTGTTTTAGACGATTACTGAACCGGGTTGATGTAAGACCGACGTAACCCGATGCTTCTGCTTTCAACGCTTTAAGTCTAGGTCTGCCCAGCTCGGAGTGATCGCCCCAGAGCGCATCCTCAGTGCAATCTTGTCACCACTTCATGGTTATGGTATAATCTTTCTGGTAATGATGATGATACGACTTTTTCGCAGAAGAGTGGGGAAACCCACTCTTTACGTTTTGTCTGCACCTTTTTACGTTTACGATTAACTACCGGGGCAGTAAGTACCGGTCGATTCTAACCGAAAATTATACTGACAGCGCGCTTTTGAGAGAATGCCTTGCTGCAGTGGGAGGTACATCGTTTTTGAGCACACCTAAAATCAAAACCGCCGTTGAAGAGATGGTCAAACCGTTCCTCGACGAAAATGGATTTGAACTCGTCGACGTAGAGTATGTCAAAGAAGGAAGTAACTGGTTTCTTCGCGTCTACGTGGACAAAGAAGGCAACATTGATATCGATGAATGCGGCCGGATCAGTGAGTATTTGAGCGAGAAGCTCGACGAGAACGATCCTATTGCCGAAGCTTACTTTCTAGAAGTATCCTCTCCAGGTGCGGAACGTCCGCTGAAGAAGCCCGAGGATGTAACGAAATCCGTCGGCAAACATGTTTTCGTGACGACCTATGAGCCGATCGGAGGCTTGAAAGAATTTGAGGGAACATTGCTTTCCTTTGACGGAGACGAAATCGTGATTGAAATCGGCAAGAAAAAACATATCATTCCGTATCCGAAAGTAGCAAGCGCCCGTTTAGCCATCGTCTTCTAATTTCGAGAAGAACGAGGCTTCACTATAACGTTAGGGAACCAGTTGAAAGGGGGAACTTATTTCCAATGAGCGCGGAATTTATTGAAGCTTTAACGGAAATTGAAAGAGAGAAAGGGATCAGCAAAGATATTTTGCTGGAGGCGATCGAGGCTGCCCTGATTTCGAGTTACAAACGCAATTTTAACACGGCCCAGAATGTCCGGGTTGATATTAACCGCTTTACGGGCGTGATCAAAGTGTATGCACGCAAAACGGTTGTTGACGATGTTCTTGATCCGCGTATGGAAATTTCCGTGGAGGCATCACGTGAAATTAACCCGCACTATCAGCTTGACGATGTCGCGGAGATCGAGGTAACGCCGCGCGACTTCGGACGAATTGCAGCGCAAACGGCGAAGCAGGTCGTCACGCAGCGCATTCGCGAAGCGGAGCGCGGCTTGATCTACAATGCTTTCATCGACAAAGAAGAAGATATCGTCAATGGTATCGTGCAGCGCCAGGATGTGCGCAATTTGTTTATCGATCTCGGTAAAGTCGAAGCGGTGCTGCCGCTGACCGAATTGATGCCGACGGATAAATTCAAGCACGCCGACCGTGTGAAATCGTTCATCACGAAGGTGGAGAACACGACGAAGGGGCCCCAAATCTTCTTGTCGCGTACGCACCCGGGCTTGCTTAAGCGTTTGTTTGAATTGGAAGTGCCGGAAATTTACGATGGCGTCGTCGAAATTCGCTCCGTTGCGCGCGAAGCCGGATTCCGTTCTAAAATCGCCGTTCATTCCCGCAACCCCGAAGTGGATCCGGTAGGCTCCTGCGTCGGACAGAAGGGAATGCGCGTGCAAACGATCGTTACGGAATTGAAAGGCGAGAAAATCGATATCGTCCGCTGGTCGGAGAACGTAGAGGAGTACGTAGCTAACGCGCTCAGCCCGTCGAAGGTCATCGAAGTTATCGTATATGAGCAAGAGAAGATGGCACGGGTTATCGTGCCGGATTACCAGCTTTCGCTCGCAATCGGCATCAAGGGTCAAAACGCGCGTCTTGCGGCGAAATTAACCGGTTGGAAAATTGACATTAAGAGCGAGACACAAGCCGAGCAAGAATTCGGCCGTCCGAAATCTGCGATGAGCACCATGCATCAGGATTCCGTTTCCATCGATTAGCTTCGAGCTGAGGGATGCCTGCAGGAGGGATGAATGGTGAGACCTAGAAAAATACCGCTGCGCAAATGCGTGGCTTGCCAGCAGATGAAGGCGAAAAAAGAAATGATTCGGATCGTCCGTACGCCGGACGAAGCCATTCTCATTGACTTAACGGGCAAGAAAGCAGGACGCGGCGCTTACCTGTGCGGGGAAGTGGACTGCTTCAGGCTTGCTAAGAAAAGCCGGGCGCTGGATCGGGCATTGAAACAGGCAGTCGGTCCAGAGATTTACGACGGACTCGCGCAGGATTTTATCGCTGTCGAGGACGCGTTTAACGCCAGTAAGGATGAGACGGATGATGAAGACGAGGCCTAAAACGCTTTCCACGCTGGGAATGGCTATGCGCGCCGGAAAGCTTATAACCGGGGACGAAACCGTGCTGAAGGCGGTCCGGCAGGGGAAAGCAAAATTAGTCATACTTGCTGCGGATGCATCAGATAATACGAAGAAGAAGTTTCGGGATAAATGTGCGACATATAACGTGAAGTGCATGGAGGCTTTTGACCGGATCACACTAGGTGAAGCGATCGGCAAATCAGAACGGGTAATTCTAGGGTTAACCGATGCAGGCTTTGCCAAGAGCATTGTACAAAGCTTAACTGAATCTTCGGAGGTGGAGTATATTGACTAAACAACAAGATAATAAAGATAAATTACGTGTCTATGAATACGCAAAATCGCTCAATATGAGCAGCAAAGAAATCATTACCATTCTTAAGCGTCTCAGTCTTCCCGTGAACAATCATATGAGCGTCATGGAAAATGAGATGGTTTCAAAGGTGGAAGGTTTCTTCCGCGATATTAAAGCGAACGCTGCAGCGAAACGTGCGCAGGAGAACGCGACGGTATCAGCAGCTGCACAATCGTCTAATCGTCCACAGCAGGGTCAGCAGGAGCGTAAACCGCAGCAGACACTGAATGCTTCCATACAACAAGGTCAAGGCAACAAAAATACGAAAGAACAACAGGGGAATATGAATACAACTCAATCTAATACACCTAATACGACTGCGTCCTTATCTGCCAACACACCAGCAGCTGCGACTGGCAGTCAAGCGCCGGCTTCCGGCACAACGTCAAGCACGTCTGCAGCGTCCAATACAGCTTCAACTGGTACGGCTTCGCAAGGCGGCACTTCCACTTCCAATCAACGTCCGCAAGGTCAAGGCGGTCAAGGTAATCGTCCGCAAGGCCAAGGCGGCTATCAAGGCAACCGTCCGCAGGGTCAAGGCGGTCAAGGCAGTCGTCCGCAAGGTCAAGGCGGCGGCTATCAAGGCAACCGTCCGCAAGGTCAAGGTCAGGGAGGCTACCAAGGCAGCCGTCCACAAGGCCAAGGCGGCGGCTATCAGGGCAATCGCCCGCAGGGTCAAAGCGGCAGCGGCCAAGGCGGCCAGGGTGGTCAACGTCCGCAGGGTCAAGGCGGCGGTTACCAAGGCAACCGTCCTTCAGGCGGTCAAAGCAGCAGTCAGGGCGGCGGCCAAGGCGGCTTCCGTTCATCGGCTCCACGTCCGGATGCGCAGCCAAGCCGCAGCAACAGCGCGCCTGCTCGCACATTCGAGAATCGCGGTCCATCCGATGATCAGAAGAAGCGCAGCAATAACAATAACTCCAAATCGTCGAACAATTCGTACGGCAATAACAAACGCTTCGACGATAATCGCACAGGCAATTTCAAGAGCGGCCGCGGCGGCAAGAACAATCGCGGTAAGGGCGGTCAACAGCAAGAGCGCCGCGAGAAGATCGACAATACGCCGAAGAAAATTATCGTACGCGGTACGGTAACGGTAGGCGATCTGGCTAAATTGCTTCACAAGGATGCATCTGAAGTCATCAAGAAGCTCATTACGCTTGGCGTTATGGCGACGATCAACCAAGAGGTGGATCTGGATACGGTTCAGCTCATCGCTTCGGAATACGGCGTTGAGGTCGAAGTGAAGATTCCTGTCGAGGAAGATCAATTCGAAACGATCGAAGAGAAGGACGACGAAGAATTGCTGGAAGCCCGTCCACCGGTTGTTACTATCATGGGTCACGTCGATCATGGTAAAACGACTTTGCTCGATGCTATTCGTCAAACGAACGTTACCGGCGGTGAAGCTGGCGGTATCACGCAGCATATCGGTGCGTATCAAGTTGAAATCAACCACAAGAAAATCACGTTCCTCGATACGCCTGGTCACGAAGCGTTTACGCTCATGCGTGCCCGCGGTGCTCAAGTTACGGATATTACAATCATTGTCGTTGCCGCTGATGACGGCGTAATGCCGCAAACCGTGGAAGCAATCAACCACGCGAAAGCAGCAGGTGTTCCAATCATCGTTGCAGTCAACAAAATCGATAAACCGGGTGCGGACGTAGAGAAAATCAAGCAAAGCTTGACGGAATACGCGCTTGTTCCCGAAGAGTGGGGCGGCGACACGATTTTCGTTAACGTCTCAGCGAAACAACGTACCGGCCTTGAAGAATTGCTCGAGATGATTCTTCTCGTCGCAGAAGTGAATGACTACAAAGCGAACCCTAATAAACGGGCGCGCGGTACCGTAATCGAAGCCGAGCTTGATAAAGGTAAAGGTCCAGTTGCCCGGATTCTCGTGCAGCACGGTACACTCAAAATCGGTGATGCCTTCGTTGCCGGCAATTGCTTCGGACGCGTACGTGCCATGGTTAACGACAAGGGCCGTCGTCTCAAGGAAGCTGGTCCATCCACGCCGATCGAGATTACGGGTCTGACGGAGGTTCCGCAAGCGGGCGATCCGTTCCTCGTATATGAAGATGAGCGCAAAGCACGCGCAATCGCGGATCGCCGCGCCATCAAGCATCGTCAATCCGAGCTTGGCGCAAACTCCCGCGTAACGCTCGAAGATTTGTACAATCATATTAAAGAAGGCGAGATCAAAGATCTTAACGTGATCATTAAAGCGGACGTTCAAGGTTCTTCCGAGGCGCTTAAAGGCTCCTTGGCGAAAATTGACATCGAAGGCGTTCGTGTGAAGATCATTCACAGCGGCGCAGGCGCTATCACGGAATCCGATATCAACCTTGCTGCTGCATCCAGCGCAATCGTCATCGGCTTCAACGTACGTCCAGAGCCTCAGGCGCTCGCGACAGCGGAGCAAGAGAAAGTCGACATCCGTCTGCACAGCATCATTTACAACGTCATCGACGAAATCGAGCACGCAATGAAAGGGATGCTGGATCCTGTCTTCAAAGAAGTGGTTATCGGTCAAGCCGAGATCCGCAACATTTTCAAAGTTACCAAAGTTGGCGTTATCGCCGGCTGTATGATCACTTCCGGCAAAATCACGCGCAGCGCAAAAGCGCGCTTGATCCGCGGTGGTATCGTTGTGTTCGAAGGCGAGATCGAATCACTCAAACGCTTTAAGGACGATGTGAAAGAAGTGGCGCAAGGCTACGAGTGCGGTATTACGCTCGATAAGTATAACGACCTCAAAGAGGGAGATATTATTGAAGCCTTCGTCTTGGAAACAGTAGAGAGGTGATTGACCTATGGCGAAAGTCCGCGTAGGACGTGTAGGCGAACAAATTAAGAAAGAACTCAGCACCATTATCCAAACGGAGCTGAAGGATCCGCGGATCGGCTTCATAACGGTAACCGGCGTCGAAGTGACAAATGATTTGTCACAGGCGCGGGTATACCTGAGCGTACTCGGCAGCGATGAGCAGAAGGAAGAAACGCTCAAAGCGCTGGGTCGCGGTACAGGTTTCATTCGTTCGGAGCTTGGCAAGCGGATTCGGTTCCGTCATACTCCGGAGCTGCTGTTCAAATTCGACAGCAGCATCGAGTATGGCAGCCGCATTGAAGCCTTGCTGAATACGATCAATGCAGGCAGTGGCAGGAGCGGACAATGACCGCGGCGGAAGCTGCGGCATTTCCAGCCGCTTACGGCAAGCAGCTGCAGGACGCGCTTGATTTCATTCGCTCCGGCAGCCAGGTTCTAGTTGTTTCGCATGTACAGCCTGATGGCGACGCCATCAGCTCGACGCTCGTCGTTAGTTGGATTCTTCGCCAGCTGGGCAAGCAAGCTGTCCTCATTAATGAAGGCGCGGTACCAACCCGCCTTCATTATATGGAGGAAACAGCCGGAATCATCAATTACAGCAAACAGCCGCCGACTGAATTCTTTGATCGAATTATTGCCGTTGACTGCGCTGATTTTAGGCGAATTGGTCTTGTAAAAGACCTGTTTGCCGATCAAGCGCAGCTTCTTAATATTGATCATCATCCGACGAACGACGGATTTGGTTCCGTGAACTTGATTCGAGCGGATGCAGCCGCAACGGTTGAAATTTTAAACGATCTTATTGAATATGCTGGCTTATCGATAGATAAGGAAGCGGCAACTGCCATTTATACCGGATTATTGACGGATACCGGCGGTTTCCGTTATTCCAACACGAGTCCTCGCGTTATGCAGATTGCATCCCGCATGCTCGCAGAGGATGTACAGGGGCATTGGATCGCAAACCATCTCCTTGAGCGGATGACAAAGCCGCAGCTGCTGCTTCTGCAGCGCGGATTGAACCGTTTGACCTTCTCGGAAGATAACCAAATCGCCTGGCTCTATGTAGCGATTACCGATATGGCGGATACGGGAGCGGTCGGGGATGATTTGGAAGGCCTCGTGAATTACGCGCTCAATGTGGAAGGCGTAGAAGTCGGAATCCTATTCAAGGAGACCGAGAATGGCGACGTGAAAGTCAGCATGCGTTCTTCTGGGAAAGCCGACGTAGCCGCCATTGCACAGTCCTTCGGCGGCGGCGGTCATGTTCGTGCAGCGGGCTGCAGGCTGCAGGTAGGCATTGATGACTCCATCCCTGCTGTTGTAAATGCCGTTAGAGAGGCGTTGAACGGATGATGGATGGTGTTTTGGCAGTTTGGAAGCCTGCGGGCTGGACCTCGCACGATGTTGTAGCCAAAGTAAGGGGTATATTAAAGGTAAAGCGGATCGGACATACCGGAACGCTGGATCCGCAGGTAACCGGCGTGCTGCCGCTTTGTATAGGACGTGCTACGCGCGTTGTGGAATATGTGCAAGAGCGTCCCAAGTCGTATGAAGCGGTTATGCAGTTCGGCATAGCTACGGATACAGAGGATTTGACAGGCACAATCGTATCGGAGATGCCCTCGGTTGAGTTAACTGAACAGCAGATACGCGATGTGCTTGCATCCTTCGTAGGCGAAATCGATCAAGTGCCTCCTATGTTCTCTGCGGTACGCGTGGACGGAAAGCGGTTGTACGAATTGGCTCGCGAAGGACAAGTGGTCGAACGGCAGTCCAGACGTGTAACCATATATAAGCTGGAGCTTCTGGAGCTGCAACTGAACCAACCGCGGCCGCTCATTCGTTTCTCCGTCGTTTGTTCCAAGGGCACCTATATCCGAACCCTGTGCGTCGATATTGGCAAAGCATTGAACGTTCCCGCGGCTATGGCGGAGCTCACTCGGACCATGTCCGGTGGCTTCACGCGTGAGCAATGCTTGACGCTGGAAGAAATTGCGCAGCTCAAGGCATCCGGAACTATTGAGGACAAGCTGATGGCTTCTGATGAAGCGCTGGATCATTTCCCGCGTGTAACTGTCAGCGCTGCCGATGTGCAGCGCGCGTTTCAAGGCAAGCGAATTCCGCTTCGCGGATTGCTGGAGCAAAATGCTTTCGAGCAAGATTCCTTGCTGCGCGTGTATGGGGAAGACGGCTTGTTTGCAGGCCTATTTCAACCGGATGATGAAACCCAATCACTTAAAGCTGTGAAGGTGTTTACACCGACGGCGGAGTAGTGAAGATTATAAAGCAGGTGTGACTGCAGTGGAAATTATTTCGTTACAGTACCCGATCGCAGGTTCTGAAGCAGCGCTCCGCGCACGGCCCAAGACATTGGCAATCGGTCATTTCGACGGCGTTCACCTTGGCCATCAGAATGTCATATCGCGTGCCATGGCATCGGCCCGGGCTGCGGGTCTCCAAGGGGCTGTGATGACGTTTCATCCTCACCCCAAAGAAGTGCTTGGCCGGAGCGGACAATATCTGACCGCACTAACGCCGCTCGAAGTTAAAGTGGAGCGTTTCCGCAAGCTGGGCGTTGACGTTGTGTATGTCGTTAAATTTGATCTGGACTTTGCCAAGGTTTCGCCCGCCGAGTTTGTCGACGGTGTTCTGAGACCTTTACAGGTGAAACGGGCCATTGTAGGCTTTGATTTCACCTTCGGGGCTAAGGGAGCCGGCAATCCGGACACTCTCTGGTCGCTGGGCGAGCCGGATATAGGAGTGGAGATCGTGGATCCATTGATGCAAAACGGTGAGAAAGTAAGCAGCACTCTCGTACGCGAGGCGCTGTCGAGCGGACGTCCTGAGGATGCGGCCAACCTGCTTGGCGAGCCTTATGAAGTTCGCGGCGTTGTCGTACAGGGCGAAGGCAGAGGAAGCAAGATCGGGTTCCCGACTGCGAATATTCAGCAAGAGCCAGGCGCTCTTATTCCCCGCCAAGGTGTCTATGCCATTATGGCTGAGGTGGAGGGAAGCCGCTATCCCGGCGTCATGAATATAGGCGTCAAGCCTACCTTTCATGAGACGCTGCCTGAACCGGTTCTGGAAGCACACTTGTTTGATTTCAGCGGGGACCTGTACGGGAAAAATGTTTCTGTACAATTTATTACGTTTCTGCGGACGGAGAAGAAATTCGGTTCTATTGATGAACTAATCGCACAAATCAAGTCCGATGCGGATCAAGCCCGCTCGGAATTGACGGCTTATAATCAGAAATAGAAACTGCATTTACTTCTCCCTGGAAGATGTGGTATACTCTTAGACGTTGCGTAGTCGCATTCTATTTCCAGCAAACGCAGCATTGAACCTTAGCTTGGCCTGTCCGTCATTCACCGGGCGCTGGCGAGGCTAACGGCGATTATGATACAAGGAGGTGAACATGGATGGCACTTACGCAAGAACGCAAACATCAATTGATTGACGAGCACAAAACCCACGCGAACGATACGGGCTCACCGGAAGTTCAAATCGCTATCCTGACGCAAAACATCGTCAATTTGACAGATCATCTTCGGACGCACAAGAAGGATCACCACTCGCGCCGCGGTCTGCTCAAAATGGTTGGTCAACGCCGTAAATTGTTGGCTTACCTGAAAAACAAAGACGTAAAACGTTACAGCGCATTGATCGAAAAACTCGGCCTTCGCCGATAATAGATGCGGGGATAAAAGCAACCTGGTTGTCAGGCCGCCCGGGAATTACGGGCGTGCCTGCGCTGGGTTGCTTTTTGTAAATTAACTTAGCATACTTACATAACCAACGTTTGAATAGCTCCATTCGGGGCTTTTCTTATAGATTTTTTTCCGGCAGTTTATGGCTAACGAACGAAAGAATGGAAAATAATATACTGACAATACGGCGGTCCCTAGATGGATTGCCGGTCGTTGCAGTGAGGAGGATATATATGCATCGCGTAGAAACAACATTGGGCGGCCGCCCGCTTGTTTTGGAAACGGGACGTTTAGCGAAACAAGCTAACGCTGCGGTAACGGTGAAGTACGGAGAAACGGTGGTTCTTTGTACGGTTGTTTCATCCACGGAACCGAAGAATCTGGATTTCTTCCCGCTGACCGTCAATTACGAAGAGCGTTTGTATGCCGTCGGTAAAATTCCTGGCGGATTCATTAAACGTGAAGGACGTCCGAGCGAGAAAGCCATTCTGGCCAGCCGCTTGACTGACCGTCCGATTCGTCCGCTTTTCCCTGACGGTTTCCGCAATGAAGTGCAAATCGCCAATATCGTCATGAGCGTCGATCAAGACTGCTCCCCTGAAATTGCAGCAATGATCGGTACGTCTGCAGCGCTTACGATTTCCGATATTCCGTTTAACGGACCGATCGGCGGCGTTATCGTAGGCCGTAT encodes:
- the rimP gene encoding ribosome maturation factor RimP; translation: MSTPKIKTAVEEMVKPFLDENGFELVDVEYVKEGSNWFLRVYVDKEGNIDIDECGRISEYLSEKLDENDPIAEAYFLEVSSPGAERPLKKPEDVTKSVGKHVFVTTYEPIGGLKEFEGTLLSFDGDEIVIEIGKKKHIIPYPKVASARLAIVF
- the nusA gene encoding transcription termination factor NusA, whose protein sequence is MSAEFIEALTEIEREKGISKDILLEAIEAALISSYKRNFNTAQNVRVDINRFTGVIKVYARKTVVDDVLDPRMEISVEASREINPHYQLDDVAEIEVTPRDFGRIAAQTAKQVVTQRIREAERGLIYNAFIDKEEDIVNGIVQRQDVRNLFIDLGKVEAVLPLTELMPTDKFKHADRVKSFITKVENTTKGPQIFLSRTHPGLLKRLFELEVPEIYDGVVEIRSVAREAGFRSKIAVHSRNPEVDPVGSCVGQKGMRVQTIVTELKGEKIDIVRWSENVEEYVANALSPSKVIEVIVYEQEKMARVIVPDYQLSLAIGIKGQNARLAAKLTGWKIDIKSETQAEQEFGRPKSAMSTMHQDSVSID
- the rnpM gene encoding RNase P modulator RnpM, with amino-acid sequence MRPRKIPLRKCVACQQMKAKKEMIRIVRTPDEAILIDLTGKKAGRGAYLCGEVDCFRLAKKSRALDRALKQAVGPEIYDGLAQDFIAVEDAFNASKDETDDEDEA
- a CDS encoding ribosomal L7Ae/L30e/S12e/Gadd45 family protein translates to MMKTRPKTLSTLGMAMRAGKLITGDETVLKAVRQGKAKLVILAADASDNTKKKFRDKCATYNVKCMEAFDRITLGEAIGKSERVILGLTDAGFAKSIVQSLTESSEVEYID
- the infB gene encoding translation initiation factor IF-2 codes for the protein MTKQQDNKDKLRVYEYAKSLNMSSKEIITILKRLSLPVNNHMSVMENEMVSKVEGFFRDIKANAAAKRAQENATVSAAAQSSNRPQQGQQERKPQQTLNASIQQGQGNKNTKEQQGNMNTTQSNTPNTTASLSANTPAAATGSQAPASGTTSSTSAASNTASTGTASQGGTSTSNQRPQGQGGQGNRPQGQGGYQGNRPQGQGGQGSRPQGQGGGYQGNRPQGQGQGGYQGSRPQGQGGGYQGNRPQGQSGSGQGGQGGQRPQGQGGGYQGNRPSGGQSSSQGGGQGGFRSSAPRPDAQPSRSNSAPARTFENRGPSDDQKKRSNNNNSKSSNNSYGNNKRFDDNRTGNFKSGRGGKNNRGKGGQQQERREKIDNTPKKIIVRGTVTVGDLAKLLHKDASEVIKKLITLGVMATINQEVDLDTVQLIASEYGVEVEVKIPVEEDQFETIEEKDDEELLEARPPVVTIMGHVDHGKTTLLDAIRQTNVTGGEAGGITQHIGAYQVEINHKKITFLDTPGHEAFTLMRARGAQVTDITIIVVAADDGVMPQTVEAINHAKAAGVPIIVAVNKIDKPGADVEKIKQSLTEYALVPEEWGGDTIFVNVSAKQRTGLEELLEMILLVAEVNDYKANPNKRARGTVIEAELDKGKGPVARILVQHGTLKIGDAFVAGNCFGRVRAMVNDKGRRLKEAGPSTPIEITGLTEVPQAGDPFLVYEDERKARAIADRRAIKHRQSELGANSRVTLEDLYNHIKEGEIKDLNVIIKADVQGSSEALKGSLAKIDIEGVRVKIIHSGAGAITESDINLAAASSAIVIGFNVRPEPQALATAEQEKVDIRLHSIIYNVIDEIEHAMKGMLDPVFKEVVIGQAEIRNIFKVTKVGVIAGCMITSGKITRSAKARLIRGGIVVFEGEIESLKRFKDDVKEVAQGYECGITLDKYNDLKEGDIIEAFVLETVER
- the rbfA gene encoding 30S ribosome-binding factor RbfA, whose amino-acid sequence is MAKVRVGRVGEQIKKELSTIIQTELKDPRIGFITVTGVEVTNDLSQARVYLSVLGSDEQKEETLKALGRGTGFIRSELGKRIRFRHTPELLFKFDSSIEYGSRIEALLNTINAGSGRSGQ
- a CDS encoding bifunctional oligoribonuclease/PAP phosphatase NrnA, whose product is MTAAEAAAFPAAYGKQLQDALDFIRSGSQVLVVSHVQPDGDAISSTLVVSWILRQLGKQAVLINEGAVPTRLHYMEETAGIINYSKQPPTEFFDRIIAVDCADFRRIGLVKDLFADQAQLLNIDHHPTNDGFGSVNLIRADAAATVEILNDLIEYAGLSIDKEAATAIYTGLLTDTGGFRYSNTSPRVMQIASRMLAEDVQGHWIANHLLERMTKPQLLLLQRGLNRLTFSEDNQIAWLYVAITDMADTGAVGDDLEGLVNYALNVEGVEVGILFKETENGDVKVSMRSSGKADVAAIAQSFGGGGHVRAAGCRLQVGIDDSIPAVVNAVREALNG
- the truB gene encoding tRNA pseudouridine(55) synthase TruB; the encoded protein is MMDGVLAVWKPAGWTSHDVVAKVRGILKVKRIGHTGTLDPQVTGVLPLCIGRATRVVEYVQERPKSYEAVMQFGIATDTEDLTGTIVSEMPSVELTEQQIRDVLASFVGEIDQVPPMFSAVRVDGKRLYELAREGQVVERQSRRVTIYKLELLELQLNQPRPLIRFSVVCSKGTYIRTLCVDIGKALNVPAAMAELTRTMSGGFTREQCLTLEEIAQLKASGTIEDKLMASDEALDHFPRVTVSAADVQRAFQGKRIPLRGLLEQNAFEQDSLLRVYGEDGLFAGLFQPDDETQSLKAVKVFTPTAE
- a CDS encoding bifunctional riboflavin kinase/FAD synthetase, whose product is MEIISLQYPIAGSEAALRARPKTLAIGHFDGVHLGHQNVISRAMASARAAGLQGAVMTFHPHPKEVLGRSGQYLTALTPLEVKVERFRKLGVDVVYVVKFDLDFAKVSPAEFVDGVLRPLQVKRAIVGFDFTFGAKGAGNPDTLWSLGEPDIGVEIVDPLMQNGEKVSSTLVREALSSGRPEDAANLLGEPYEVRGVVVQGEGRGSKIGFPTANIQQEPGALIPRQGVYAIMAEVEGSRYPGVMNIGVKPTFHETLPEPVLEAHLFDFSGDLYGKNVSVQFITFLRTEKKFGSIDELIAQIKSDADQARSELTAYNQK
- the rpsO gene encoding 30S ribosomal protein S15 gives rise to the protein MALTQERKHQLIDEHKTHANDTGSPEVQIAILTQNIVNLTDHLRTHKKDHHSRRGLLKMVGQRRKLLAYLKNKDVKRYSALIEKLGLRR